Proteins encoded in a region of the Streptomyces sp. PCS3-D2 genome:
- a CDS encoding carbohydrate ABC transporter permease yields the protein MTRTETDTDTGTGTAAGTRTGAGAAPASRSAPWAGRAAGLLAGGAVRVFLVVAALFWLLPTLGLLVSSLVAPADLNDGGWWQVFSAPSRLTAGNYERLLANETITSSLLNTFVIAVPATLLVLVLGAFAGYAFAWLEFPGRDWLFLLVVGLLVVPVQVALIPVSELFGTIGLFETTAGVVLFHTAFGLPFAVFLLRNFFAEIPRELLEAARLDGAGELRLFTRVVLPLGGPAIASLGIFQFLWVWNDMLVALVFADSANPPITVALQQQVRQFGNNIDVLAPGAFLSMVVPLVVFFAFQRQFVTGVMAGAVK from the coding sequence ATGACCCGTACCGAGACCGACACCGACACCGGCACCGGCACGGCAGCCGGAACCCGCACCGGCGCCGGCGCGGCGCCGGCCTCGCGTTCGGCGCCGTGGGCCGGGCGGGCCGCCGGCCTGCTGGCTGGCGGGGCCGTGCGCGTCTTCCTGGTCGTGGCGGCGCTGTTCTGGCTGCTTCCCACCCTGGGGCTGCTCGTCTCCTCCCTGGTCGCCCCGGCCGACCTGAACGACGGCGGCTGGTGGCAGGTCTTCAGCGCGCCGTCGCGACTGACCGCCGGGAACTACGAGCGGCTGCTGGCCAACGAGACGATCACCTCCTCGCTGCTGAACACGTTCGTGATCGCAGTGCCGGCCACCCTGCTCGTGCTGGTCCTCGGCGCGTTCGCCGGATACGCCTTCGCCTGGCTGGAGTTCCCCGGACGGGACTGGCTCTTCCTCCTCGTCGTCGGACTGCTCGTCGTCCCCGTGCAGGTGGCGCTGATCCCGGTGTCGGAACTGTTCGGAACCATCGGGCTGTTCGAGACCACGGCGGGCGTGGTGCTCTTCCACACCGCGTTCGGGCTGCCCTTCGCCGTGTTCCTGCTGCGCAACTTCTTCGCGGAGATCCCGCGCGAACTGCTGGAGGCCGCCCGCCTCGACGGCGCCGGTGAACTGCGGCTGTTCACACGGGTGGTACTGCCGCTGGGCGGCCCGGCCATCGCCTCGCTCGGCATCTTCCAGTTCCTGTGGGTGTGGAACGACATGCTGGTGGCGCTGGTCTTCGCCGACTCAGCCAACCCGCCGATCACGGTCGCCCTCCAGCAGCAGGTACGGCAGTTCGGGAACAACATCGACGTGCTGGCGCCCGGAGCGTTCCTGTCGATGGTGGTGCCGCTCGTCGTCTTCTTCGCCTTCCAGCGGCAGTTCGTCACGGGGGTGATGGCCGGCGCGGTCAAGTAA
- a CDS encoding carbohydrate ABC transporter permease — MTAPAAHGLSTEARRRRLVAAAFLLPALVLLGALVVQPIGFSLYRSFFDRSGEVFVGGDNYREILTDDAIRTALKNTAVWVVLAPATATALGLIFAVLTERVRWGTAFKLLVFMPMAISMLAAGIIFRLVYDHDPDRGAANAVWVGVHDTFVQSSAFPKARPGRDSPLADAGGGAFVTREPVRAGSPVLLPLVGVAPEALPEGTRTAAAPAAAAGKVTGTVWQDFTRGGGGATNVIDPSEQGFSGMRVEAVKDGRVVDSATARADGTFTLSAKADGALLRLPAANFREAYGGVEWLGPTLVTPAVIGAYVWMWAGFAMVLIGAGLAAVPRELLEAARVDGANEWQVFRRITVPLLAPLLAVVLVTLVINVMKIFDLVFVIAPGAVQDDANVLALQLYRTSFGTDADPGLGSAIAVLLLVLVIPVMLVNIRRLRKEGAR, encoded by the coding sequence GTGACGGCCCCCGCCGCGCACGGTCTGTCCACCGAGGCACGGCGCCGCCGCCTGGTGGCGGCGGCGTTCCTCCTGCCGGCCCTGGTCCTGCTCGGCGCACTCGTCGTGCAGCCCATCGGCTTCTCGCTCTACCGCAGCTTCTTCGACCGGTCCGGCGAGGTGTTCGTCGGGGGCGACAACTACCGGGAGATCCTCACCGACGACGCCATTCGCACCGCCCTGAAGAACACGGCGGTGTGGGTGGTGCTCGCACCGGCCACGGCCACCGCCCTCGGGCTGATCTTCGCAGTGCTCACCGAACGGGTGCGCTGGGGAACGGCGTTCAAGCTGCTGGTGTTCATGCCGATGGCGATCTCGATGCTGGCGGCGGGCATCATCTTCCGGCTCGTCTACGACCACGATCCCGACCGGGGCGCCGCCAACGCGGTCTGGGTCGGTGTCCACGACACCTTCGTACAGTCCTCGGCCTTCCCCAAGGCCCGGCCGGGCCGTGACTCGCCGCTGGCGGACGCGGGCGGGGGTGCCTTCGTGACCCGCGAGCCGGTGCGCGCGGGGAGCCCGGTGCTGCTGCCGCTGGTGGGCGTGGCCCCGGAGGCGCTGCCCGAGGGGACCCGTACGGCGGCCGCCCCGGCCGCGGCGGCGGGGAAGGTCACCGGCACCGTCTGGCAGGACTTCACCCGGGGCGGGGGCGGCGCGACGAACGTGATCGACCCGAGCGAGCAGGGCTTCTCCGGGATGCGGGTCGAGGCGGTCAAGGACGGCCGGGTGGTCGATTCCGCCACGGCCCGCGCCGACGGCACCTTCACCCTGTCGGCGAAGGCCGACGGGGCACTGCTGCGGCTGCCCGCGGCCAACTTCCGGGAGGCGTACGGCGGCGTGGAGTGGCTCGGCCCGACGCTGGTCACCCCGGCGGTCATCGGCGCCTACGTGTGGATGTGGGCCGGCTTCGCGATGGTGCTGATCGGGGCCGGGCTGGCCGCCGTACCGCGTGAACTGCTGGAGGCGGCGCGGGTGGACGGGGCGAACGAGTGGCAGGTGTTCCGGCGGATCACCGTCCCGCTGCTGGCGCCGCTCCTGGCGGTCGTGCTCGTCACGCTCGTCATCAACGTCATGAAGATCTTCGACCTGGTCTTCGTGATCGCGCCGGGGGCGGTCCAGGACGACGCGAACGTCCTCGCGCTCCAGCTGTACCGGACCTCCTTCGGCACCGATGCCGATCCGGGTCTGGGCAGCGCCATCGCCGTGCTACTGCTGGTGCTGGTGATCCCGGTGATGCTCGTGAACATCCGCCGCCTGCGCAAGGAGGGGGCCCGATGA